Proteins encoded in a region of the Dreissena polymorpha isolate Duluth1 chromosome 6, UMN_Dpol_1.0, whole genome shotgun sequence genome:
- the LOC127834498 gene encoding uncharacterized protein LOC127834498 isoform X2, which translates to MAEGGIGCTELESESNLRHNHQSQNYFESVSVEISSIMTRLGYGEQIRRWRVEKFKKRASLINAGLSDVTVITAGSKAEGLTCVYESDRDDLLVLEGILCVEAGISLQTIPDGIGVYRMDTHAYSGHCRLLLERQTRKHFETIYNALFDNGQGDILLSSSLFLDELSAYIPTDSSVVNHERAGPSLPRSIGGEPHTVMVCALRCHCPSILQRWASRPRHWPSPVLVQKVVSLGANVTAVGFKESEYKHMEWRIGFNTGESELMNNLNDTQAKVYVMLKMIVKDVLRPSQKEITSYVMKNIVLWQAERNPQNKFYAQSFLHWLHDGLRALRTAIVTQQLSYYMIPERNLMAASGLTYRQQSHWVEVITDMMAEGPRVILGLPKIRRAIVASPEPMLWYSMKRMELEMLELENMILNVSCLENGVLDAIRQEILRREMEILMGIQLWMSEEGCTVNALTDIRNRMLK; encoded by the coding sequence aatTACTTCGAAAGTGTGTCCGTGGAGATCTCCAGTATAATGACTCGGCTGGGATACGGCGAGCAGATAAGACGGTGGCGGGTTGAGAAGTTCAAAAAGCGTGCTAGCTTGATTAATGCAGGATTAAGTGATGTAACTGTGATCACAGCTGGCAGCAAGGCAGAGGGGCTAACCTGCGTTTATGAGAGCGACCGTGATGATTTACTCGTTTTGGAAGGTATACTCTGTGTGGAAGCTGGTATAAGTCTTCAGACCATTCCTGACGGCATAGGAGTGTACAGGatggatacacatgcatattcAGGACACTGTAGACTGTTGTTAGAGAGACAAACGCGTAAACATTTTGAAACAATCTACAATGCTTTGTTTGATAATGGACAAGGGGACATTCTATTAAGTAGTAGTTTGTTTCTTGATGAACTGTCGGCATATATTCCTACAGATTCATCAGTGGTGAACCATGAACGAGCGGGGCCGTCGCTACCGCGTTCAATAGGAGGTGAGCCTCACACTGTCATGGTATGCGCACTACGGTGTCATTGCCCCAGCATCTTACAGAGATGGGCTTCCAGACCCCGTCATTGGCCGTCACCGGTCTTAGTTCAGAAAGTCGTATCGTTAGGAGCTAATGTAACAGCGGTGGGTTTTAAGGAAAGTGAATACAAGCACATGGAATGGAGGATTGGTTTTAACACCGGAGAGTCAGAACTAATGAACAACCTTAATGACACACAAGCGAAAGTGTACGTTATGCTCAAAATGATCGTCAAAGATGTGTTAAGGCCTTCTCAGAAAGAAATAACATCATACGTGATGAAAAATATAGTATTATGGCAAGCTGAGCGTAACCCACAAAATAAGTTCTATGCTCAGAGTTTTCTTCACTGGCTGCATGACGGACTGAGAGCACTTAGGACTGCTATTGTCACACAACAACTGTCATATTACATGATTCCAGAAAGGAATTTAATGGCAGCCAGTGGTTTGACGTACAGGCAGCAAAGTCATTGGGTAGAAGTTATCACGGACATGATGGCAGAAGGTCCGAGGGTAATTCTCGGATTGCCAAAGATACGGAGGGCTATTGTCGCGTCCCCAGAGCCGATGTTGTGGTACAGCATGAAAAGGATGGAGCTGGAGATGCTAGAGCTGGAGAATATGATACTAAATGTGTCTTGTCTTGAGAACGGAGTGTTGGATGCTATCCGACAAGAGATACTGAGACGTGAGATGGAGATACTGATGGGGATTCAACTATGGATGAGCGAAGAAGGCTGTACTGTAAATGCTCTGACGGATATTCGCAATAGAATGTTAAAGTAA